A window of the Pungitius pungitius chromosome 3, fPunPun2.1, whole genome shotgun sequence genome harbors these coding sequences:
- the iqcb1 gene encoding IQ calmodulin-binding motif-containing protein 1 isoform X1 has translation MELVQEEALVSELKRKLEDGDLNPEQKVLLLTDALNKTLTSAALRSHAAPLAAGKSLLYRSGVLSHCVRLLTPDPRRPRVNWGAAATLAALTSACCVGVDPGPRSKAFHRLLLPSLMDALLSLASQLMRREECLSLFRQVMDSVGRLLRSHTCLTTQVLSSVHYEHIQMCEDVTVSLLCVQMWVQTCAASRDFLSELSDDSVLLLLNEAVGQLAVSGDSSVGGAAVRLILLMANQQEVQVRPLLLSFKGLDSLLDKDWKGRGFDQEVDQLIALIQSDTRRRPQVCTERERAACLIQAAWRSFQTRRRVKSLNTAVSRLQRRYRARRRRQQQQKEAQQWQEELTYQVCVRRQRARRAFHQKQRHLLQLLPADQVQPYLKECEWRAAVLIQSFWRGFRERQRYNNTTRHAHTQQQAARTLQRAVRLFLQRQRGALVPPTTSLLIGQRGLTDSRRLELKRQVEEHISLHPSSRVSHEQCQRLHEEAQLLLLSALQGVEQRRREEQRVEVLLAHTHTQLELLRGLLLSHTHTHTHSLLELLLTHVSPLPIRGPAPRCGYNDGRRLLPEPLESRGHAGPRLPQCSAAGAQAALVEDCGGHGWRRGRVWPRPHARAGGGAWRTVCRWEVRLTRYYPSLNCFTALTGLKHQRAAETEEGGAWFPPLGCPAPCQLHHQHTVISAVMSLIPLNPRTC, from the exons ATGGAGCTGGTGCAGGAGGAGGCTTTGGTGTCGGAGCTGAAGAGGAAGCTGGAGGATGGAGATCTGAACCCGGAGCAGAAAGTCCTCCTTCTGACCGACGCATTGAACA AGACGCTGACCTCGGCGGCCCTGCGGTCACACGCCGCCCCGTTGGCTGCTGGGAAGTCCCTCTTGTACCGGAGCGGCGTTCTGAGTCACTGCGTCCGCCTCCTGACTCCAGATCCCAGAAGGCCGCGGGTAAACTGGGGCGCCGCCGCCACGCTGGCCGCGCTCACCAG TGCCTGCTGTGTGGGGGTGGACCCTGGGCCTCGCTCTAAGGCCTTTCATAGGCTGCTCCTGCCCTCACTCATGGACGCACTCCTCTCATTGGCCAGTCAGCTGATGAGGCGGGAAGAG TGCCTGTCTCTCTTCAGGCAGGTGATGGACTCGGTGGGACGTCTGCTCAGGTCTCACACCTGTCTCACCACCCAGG tTCTCAGCTCCGTCCACTACGAGCACATCCAGATGTGTGAGGATGTCActgtgtccctgctgtgtgtcCAGATGTGGGTTCAGACCTGCGCAGCCAGCAG GGACTTTCTGTCCGAGTTGAGCGATGACTCCGTCTTGTTGCTTCTCAACGAAGCCGTTGGCCAGCTGGCCGTCAGCGGCGACTCTTCAGTGGGCGGGGCCGCCGTCAGATTGATCCTCCTCATGGCCAATCAGCAGGAGGTCCAGGTCCggcccctcctcctcagcttcaaag GTCTGGACAGCCTATTGGACAAGGACTggaaggggcggggctttgACCAGGAAGTGGATCAGCTGATTGCACTCATCCAATCTGACACAAGGAGGCGTCCACAG gtgtgtactGAGCGTGAGAGGGCGGCATGTTTGATCCAAGCGGCCTGGAGGTCCTTTCAGACAAGACGCAGGGTGAAGAGCCTGAACACAGCGGtcagcaggctgcagaggagataCAG GgctcggaggaggaggcagcagcagcagaaggaggcgcagcAATGGCAGGAGGAGCTTACGTATCAG gtgtgtgtgaggcgTCAGCGGGCGAGGAGGGCCTTCCACCAGAAACAgagacacctgctgcagctacttcctgctg accagGTGCAGCCCTACCTGAAGGAGTGTGAGTGGCGAGCAGCCGTGTTGATCCAGAGCTTCTGGCGAGGCTTCAGAGAGCGACAACgctacaacaacacaacaagacacgcacacacacagcagcaggctgcAAGGACGCTCCAGAGagcg GTGCGTCTCTTCCTGCAGAGGCAAAGAGGAGCGTTGGTCCCGCCCACCACGTCTCTCCTGATTGGTCAGAGAGGCTTGACGGACAGCCGTAGGTTGGAACTGAAGAGACAGGTGGAGGAGCACATCTCTCTGCATCCA TCATCGCGAGTTTCCCACGAGCAGTGCCAGCGCCTCCACGAGGAggcgcagctgctgctgctgtcggcaCTGCAGGGAGTAGAGcagcggaggagggaggagcaaCGGGTGGAGGTGCTgctggcccacacacacacacagctggagctTCTCCGAGGTCtcttactctcacacacacacacacacacacactctctgctgGAGCTTCTCCTCACACACGTTTCTCCTCTTCCCATCAGAGGCCCCGCCCCTCGCTGTGGTTACAACGACGGTCGCCGACTCCTTCCTGAGCCGCTCGAGTCTCGTGGCCATGCGGGCCCGCGACTCCCACAATGCAGTGCTGCAGGCGCACAGGCTGCCCTGGTGGAGGACTGTGGGGGACACGGCTGGCGGCGTGGACGTGTTTGGCCACGCCCACATGCcagagctggaggcggagcttggAGGACTGTTTGTAGGTGGGAAGTGAGGTTGACCCGTTATTACCCGTCTCTGAACTGCTTCACTGCATTGACCGGCCTCAAACACCAGAGGGCGGCAGAGACTGAAGAAGGGGGCGCTTGGTTTCCTCCTCTGGGCTGCCCTGCTCCCTGTCAACTCCATCACCAGCACACTGTGATCTCTGCCGTGATGTCCCTTATTCCACTAAACCCTCGGACGTGTTGA
- the iqcb1 gene encoding IQ calmodulin-binding motif-containing protein 1 isoform X2, whose translation MELVQEEALVSELKRKLEDGDLNPEQKVLLLTDALNKTLTSAALRSHAAPLAAGKSLLYRSGVLSHCVRLLTPDPRRPRVNWGAAATLAALTSACCVGVDPGPRSKAFHRLLLPSLMDALLSLASQLMRREECLSLFRQVMDSVGRLLRSHTCLTTQVLSSVHYEHIQMCEDVTVSLLCVQMWVQTCAASRDFLSELSDDSVLLLLNEAVGQLAVSGDSSVGGAAVRLILLMANQQEVQVRPLLLSFKGLDSLLDKDWKGRGFDQEVDQLIALIQSDTRRRPQVCTERERAACLIQAAWRSFQTRRRVKSLNTAVSRLQRRYRARRRRQQQQKEAQQWQEELTYQVCVRRQRARRAFHQKQRHLLQLLPADQVQPYLKECEWRAAVLIQSFWRGFRERQRYNNTTRHAHTQQQAARTLQRAVRLFLQRQRGALVPPTTSLLIGQRGLTDSRRLELKRQVEEHISLHPSSRVSHEQCQRLHEEAQLLLLSALQGVEQRRREEQRVEVLLAHTHTQLELLREAPPLAVVTTTVADSFLSRSSLVAMRARDSHNAVLQAHRLPWWRTVGDTAGGVDVFGHAHMPELEAELGGLFVGGK comes from the exons ATGGAGCTGGTGCAGGAGGAGGCTTTGGTGTCGGAGCTGAAGAGGAAGCTGGAGGATGGAGATCTGAACCCGGAGCAGAAAGTCCTCCTTCTGACCGACGCATTGAACA AGACGCTGACCTCGGCGGCCCTGCGGTCACACGCCGCCCCGTTGGCTGCTGGGAAGTCCCTCTTGTACCGGAGCGGCGTTCTGAGTCACTGCGTCCGCCTCCTGACTCCAGATCCCAGAAGGCCGCGGGTAAACTGGGGCGCCGCCGCCACGCTGGCCGCGCTCACCAG TGCCTGCTGTGTGGGGGTGGACCCTGGGCCTCGCTCTAAGGCCTTTCATAGGCTGCTCCTGCCCTCACTCATGGACGCACTCCTCTCATTGGCCAGTCAGCTGATGAGGCGGGAAGAG TGCCTGTCTCTCTTCAGGCAGGTGATGGACTCGGTGGGACGTCTGCTCAGGTCTCACACCTGTCTCACCACCCAGG tTCTCAGCTCCGTCCACTACGAGCACATCCAGATGTGTGAGGATGTCActgtgtccctgctgtgtgtcCAGATGTGGGTTCAGACCTGCGCAGCCAGCAG GGACTTTCTGTCCGAGTTGAGCGATGACTCCGTCTTGTTGCTTCTCAACGAAGCCGTTGGCCAGCTGGCCGTCAGCGGCGACTCTTCAGTGGGCGGGGCCGCCGTCAGATTGATCCTCCTCATGGCCAATCAGCAGGAGGTCCAGGTCCggcccctcctcctcagcttcaaag GTCTGGACAGCCTATTGGACAAGGACTggaaggggcggggctttgACCAGGAAGTGGATCAGCTGATTGCACTCATCCAATCTGACACAAGGAGGCGTCCACAG gtgtgtactGAGCGTGAGAGGGCGGCATGTTTGATCCAAGCGGCCTGGAGGTCCTTTCAGACAAGACGCAGGGTGAAGAGCCTGAACACAGCGGtcagcaggctgcagaggagataCAG GgctcggaggaggaggcagcagcagcagaaggaggcgcagcAATGGCAGGAGGAGCTTACGTATCAG gtgtgtgtgaggcgTCAGCGGGCGAGGAGGGCCTTCCACCAGAAACAgagacacctgctgcagctacttcctgctg accagGTGCAGCCCTACCTGAAGGAGTGTGAGTGGCGAGCAGCCGTGTTGATCCAGAGCTTCTGGCGAGGCTTCAGAGAGCGACAACgctacaacaacacaacaagacacgcacacacacagcagcaggctgcAAGGACGCTCCAGAGagcg GTGCGTCTCTTCCTGCAGAGGCAAAGAGGAGCGTTGGTCCCGCCCACCACGTCTCTCCTGATTGGTCAGAGAGGCTTGACGGACAGCCGTAGGTTGGAACTGAAGAGACAGGTGGAGGAGCACATCTCTCTGCATCCA TCATCGCGAGTTTCCCACGAGCAGTGCCAGCGCCTCCACGAGGAggcgcagctgctgctgctgtcggcaCTGCAGGGAGTAGAGcagcggaggagggaggagcaaCGGGTGGAGGTGCTgctggcccacacacacacacagctggagctTCTCCGAG AGGCCCCGCCCCTCGCTGTGGTTACAACGACGGTCGCCGACTCCTTCCTGAGCCGCTCGAGTCTCGTGGCCATGCGGGCCCGCGACTCCCACAATGCAGTGCTGCAGGCGCACAGGCTGCCCTGGTGGAGGACTGTGGGGGACACGGCTGGCGGCGTGGACGTGTTTGGCCACGCCCACATGCcagagctggaggcggagcttggAGGACTGTTTGTAGGTGGGAAGTGA
- the mlpha gene encoding melanophilin a isoform X1 — MERKLDLSRLTDEEAKHVWEVIQRDFNLRKKEEERLGDLKTKIEKEDTKRELLGSQSQLSESHCIRCLQPFRFLVNSRRPCLDCRMLTCKACSRYNKKEHGWVCDNCRMTRVLKIGTVGWYHDNVRNRFKRFGSAKVMRSLYKRLNGDGGRDDDTQSMPDVRSSVYNGMEDDHGEAEVQRYKVMRKSKRLLSVHPLDFDPEEYFPYSRRPSVQILEDRAHRNDFEFDVYNQRANRRRSLDRYAMRNEDSGDSRMVRTRSLSKISSSVARQQYVDTSDEDEYPRDHPTHLYPHPPPHRRKNSRASSQESLGQAPPMNELNKRMSAIESLLNRLEEKMTPADETATRPGPSEEEEKLRRKLSQLAGNLSDKGLSSEEDAEKTPGSKGPAGLRGLKPKDKELSSSSDEMPTEAQKRSTAAALCDLTTEVLRTINATESAMVEYGASEPLDRTHVAGADVKMADDAFRELEENVYMAAGQSFDLETKLRRLEKGAKARFGGATDSELSELEDVVALTAARVQSAESEVSDIEGKIAALSAGGSKKKISGSHQRKKATQDFSKGNNGAQWKSNMF; from the exons ATGGAGCGCAAGTTGGATCTGTCGCGCCTCACCGACGAAGAGGCCAAACACGTCTGGGAGGTCATCCAACGAGACTTCAACCTCCgaaagaaggaagaggagcGTCTCGG GGACCTGAAAACCAAAATCGAGAAGGAGGACACGAAGCGCGAGCTGCTGGGCTCCCAGAGCCAGCTGTCCGAGTCGCACTGCATCCGCTGCCTGCAGCCCTTCCGCTTCCTGGTCAACAGCCGGCGGCCATGTCTGGACTGCCGCATGCTCACCTGCAAGGCCTGCAGCCGCTACAACAAGAAGGAGCACGGCTGGGTGTGTGACAACTGCCGCATGACCAG GGTGCTGAAGATCGGCACCGTGGGTTGGTACCACGACAACGTCAGGAATCGCTTCAAGCGATTTGGCAGCGCCAAGGTGATGAGGTCACTGTACAAGAGGCTGAATGGAGACG GGGGCCGTGATGACGACACTCAGAGTATGCCAGACGTCCGCAGCA GTGTGTATAATGGGATGGAGGACGACCACGGAGAGGCAGAAGTTCAGCGCTACAAAGTG atGAGGAAGAGTAAACGTCTGCTCTCCGTTCATCCGCTGGACTTCGACCCCGAAGAATATTTCCCTTACTCGCGGCGGCCGTCCGTGCAG ATTCTGGAGGACCGCGCCCACAGGAAtgattttgagtttgatgtTTACAACCAGCGAGCAAACCGCCGCAGGAGCCTGGACCGCTACGCCATGAGGAACG AAGATAGTGGAGACAGCCGCATGGTGAGGACTCGTTCCCTCTCTAAGATCAGCTCCTCGGTGGCTCGGCAGCAGTACGTCGACACCTCGGACGAGGACGAGTACCCGAGGGACCACCCCACCCACCTgtacccgcacccccccccccaccgccgcaAAAACAGCAGGGCCTCCTCTCAGGAGAGCCTGGGACAAGCCCCGCCC atgaatgagctgaacaagCGCATGTCGGCCATCGAGAGTCTGCTGAACCGCCTGGAGGAGAAAATGACGCCGGCCGACGAG actgcGACTCGGCCCGGtccgagcgaggaggaggagaagctgaggagGAAGCTGAGCCAGCTGGCGGGGAACCTGAGCGACAAGGGCCTGTCCTCAGAGGAAGACGCCGAGAAGACGCCGGGCTCCAAAGGCCCGGCCGGGCTCCGGGGCCTGAAGCCCAAGGACAAAGAACTGAGCTCCTCCAGCGACGAGATGCCCACCGAGGCGCAGAAG AGATCGACCGCCGCCGCCCTCTGTGACCTCACCACCGAGGTCCTGAGGACCATTAATGCAACAGAAAGCGCGATGGTCGAGTACGGCGCCTCAGAGCCGCTCGACAGAACCCACGTAGCGGGGGCCGACGTTAAGATGGCTGACGATGCTTTCAGGGAACTTGAGGAAAAC GTCTACATGGCGGCCGGTCAGTCGTTCGATCTGGAGACGAAGCTGCGCCGGCTCGAGAAGGGCGCCAAGGCTCGCTTCGGGGGGGCGACGGACTCTGAGCTGTCGGAGCTGGAAGACGTGGTGGCGCTGACCGCCGCTCGAGTCCAGAGCGCCGAGAGCGAG GTGTCCGACATCGAGGGAAAGATCGCCGCTCTGAGCGCCGGTGGATCCAAGAAGAAG ATTTCTGGATCCCATCAGAGGAAAAAAGCAACACAGGATTTCTCCA agGGAAACAACGGAGCTCAGTGGAAATCCAACATGTTCTGA
- the mlpha gene encoding melanophilin a isoform X2 — MERKLDLSRLTDEEAKHVWEVIQRDFNLRKKEEERLGDLKTKIEKEDTKRELLGSQSQLSESHCIRCLQPFRFLVNSRRPCLDCRMLTCKACSRYNKKEHGWVCDNCRMTRVLKIGTVGWYHDNVRNRFKRFGSAKVMRSLYKRLNGDGGRDDDTQSMPDVRSSVYNGMEDDHGEAEVQRYKVMRKSKRLLSVHPLDFDPEEYFPYSRRPSVQILEDRAHRNDFEFDVYNQRANRRRSLDRYAMRNEDSGDSRMVRTRSLSKISSSVARQQYVDTSDEDEYPRDHPTHLYPHPPPHRRKNSRASSQESLGQAPPMNELNKRMSAIESLLNRLEEKMTPADETATRPGPSEEEEKLRRKLSQLAGNLSDKGLSSEEDAEKTPGSKGPAGLRGLKPKDKELSSSSDEMPTEAQKVYMAAGQSFDLETKLRRLEKGAKARFGGATDSELSELEDVVALTAARVQSAESEVSDIEGKIAALSAGGSKKKISGSHQRKKATQDFSKGNNGAQWKSNMF, encoded by the exons ATGGAGCGCAAGTTGGATCTGTCGCGCCTCACCGACGAAGAGGCCAAACACGTCTGGGAGGTCATCCAACGAGACTTCAACCTCCgaaagaaggaagaggagcGTCTCGG GGACCTGAAAACCAAAATCGAGAAGGAGGACACGAAGCGCGAGCTGCTGGGCTCCCAGAGCCAGCTGTCCGAGTCGCACTGCATCCGCTGCCTGCAGCCCTTCCGCTTCCTGGTCAACAGCCGGCGGCCATGTCTGGACTGCCGCATGCTCACCTGCAAGGCCTGCAGCCGCTACAACAAGAAGGAGCACGGCTGGGTGTGTGACAACTGCCGCATGACCAG GGTGCTGAAGATCGGCACCGTGGGTTGGTACCACGACAACGTCAGGAATCGCTTCAAGCGATTTGGCAGCGCCAAGGTGATGAGGTCACTGTACAAGAGGCTGAATGGAGACG GGGGCCGTGATGACGACACTCAGAGTATGCCAGACGTCCGCAGCA GTGTGTATAATGGGATGGAGGACGACCACGGAGAGGCAGAAGTTCAGCGCTACAAAGTG atGAGGAAGAGTAAACGTCTGCTCTCCGTTCATCCGCTGGACTTCGACCCCGAAGAATATTTCCCTTACTCGCGGCGGCCGTCCGTGCAG ATTCTGGAGGACCGCGCCCACAGGAAtgattttgagtttgatgtTTACAACCAGCGAGCAAACCGCCGCAGGAGCCTGGACCGCTACGCCATGAGGAACG AAGATAGTGGAGACAGCCGCATGGTGAGGACTCGTTCCCTCTCTAAGATCAGCTCCTCGGTGGCTCGGCAGCAGTACGTCGACACCTCGGACGAGGACGAGTACCCGAGGGACCACCCCACCCACCTgtacccgcacccccccccccaccgccgcaAAAACAGCAGGGCCTCCTCTCAGGAGAGCCTGGGACAAGCCCCGCCC atgaatgagctgaacaagCGCATGTCGGCCATCGAGAGTCTGCTGAACCGCCTGGAGGAGAAAATGACGCCGGCCGACGAG actgcGACTCGGCCCGGtccgagcgaggaggaggagaagctgaggagGAAGCTGAGCCAGCTGGCGGGGAACCTGAGCGACAAGGGCCTGTCCTCAGAGGAAGACGCCGAGAAGACGCCGGGCTCCAAAGGCCCGGCCGGGCTCCGGGGCCTGAAGCCCAAGGACAAAGAACTGAGCTCCTCCAGCGACGAGATGCCCACCGAGGCGCAGAAG GTCTACATGGCGGCCGGTCAGTCGTTCGATCTGGAGACGAAGCTGCGCCGGCTCGAGAAGGGCGCCAAGGCTCGCTTCGGGGGGGCGACGGACTCTGAGCTGTCGGAGCTGGAAGACGTGGTGGCGCTGACCGCCGCTCGAGTCCAGAGCGCCGAGAGCGAG GTGTCCGACATCGAGGGAAAGATCGCCGCTCTGAGCGCCGGTGGATCCAAGAAGAAG ATTTCTGGATCCCATCAGAGGAAAAAAGCAACACAGGATTTCTCCA agGGAAACAACGGAGCTCAGTGGAAATCCAACATGTTCTGA
- the LOC119219902 gene encoding protein EFR3 homolog B-like, with product MPSLPSMPRVSMPSLPSMPMGLSMPSLPSMPRVSMPSLPSMPRVSMPSLPSMPRVSMPSLPSMPMGLSMPSLPSMPRVSMPSLPSMPMGLSMPSLPSMPRVSMPSLPSMPRVSMPSLPSMPRGAAVISGSRRLLQDFCSVLDHQTPAGVCGCCWALRPRYKRLVDNIFPEDPEDGLVKSNMEKLTFFALSAPEKLDRIAAYLSERLTRELNRHRYGYVCIAMEAMEQLLLACHSQSINLLVESFLSTLRLLLEAERPHLHILATSSFVKFANIEEDTASYHRSYDFFVSRFSEMCHSDHEDHETRNRIRVSGIRGLQGVVRKTVDDELQVNIWEPRHMEQIVPALLVNLQQHTQPGSVSPAEETEVCFRELLGRAAYGHVNNAIRPVLMHLDSHSLWEGRSFAVQCFQIIMYSIQSQHSHLVIQQLLGHLDANSRSPASVRAGIVEVLSEAAVIEATGSVGPTVLEVFNTLLRQLRQSVDYQLTGYYDNAGKHKTTSKEEETLQDAVVQTIGSFANTLPVYQRSEVMLFIMGKIPVPGIYPALGSPNTGLEGSRMIQVMLLKSLLQVSERYESGNLLTALPSSFLEPLLSFTLMEDPDIRLLVLSILTSLVDRRHNAARLTCASVALHVSALELKEDPSSRQDVLFIRKHAQRLYRHVYLTCREESSGRGHYQALFTLLAVVSVELANEEVLVDLIRLVLALQELALSNQECLSVFNRCGIHAICAALLHLLAQLGPPPALQHHVTQVIEGRHSNASHLLPDELFSDKHSLPAGELKVDEELLFVQSRLCEALTGSSYSAHTERINIAYTPQITDEDRLSKRKSIGDVISLQIDMQPEFCAQQSPQVEQITFETLKSTIEDRDGEEEEELRKRRMKVVERFQTAPFEEIAARCGSRSSLLQAQLERVFDLLVGPPPSPPGPSPLRSTPLHQMKFPDLCVY from the exons ATGCCcagtttacccagcatgcctagAGTCTCCATGCCcagtttacccagcatgcctatGGGACTCTCCATGCCcagtttacccagcatgcccagAGTCTCCATGCCcagtttacccagcatgcctagAGTCTCCATGCCcagtttacccagcatgcctagAGTCTCCATGCCcagtttacccagcatgcctatGGGACTCTCCATGCCcagtttacccagcatgcccagAGTCTCCATGCCcagtttacccagcatgcctatGGGACTCTCCATGCCcagtttacccagcatgcccagAGTCTCCATGCCcagtttacccagcatgcctagAGTCTCCATGCCcagtttacccagcatgcccagAGGCGCCGCCGTCATCTCTGGATCCCGGAGGCTGCTGCAGGACTTCTGCTCCGTGTTGGACCACCAGACACCTGCAG GGGTGTGCGGCTGCTGCTGGGCGCTGCGTCCTCGCTACAAGCGCCTGGTGGACAACATCTTCCCAGAAGACCCCGAG GACGGGCTGGTCAAATCCAACATGGAGAAGCTGACCTTCTTTGCCCTCTCGGCTCCGGAGAAGCTGGACCGCATTGCCGCCTACCTGTCGGAGCGCCTCACCCGGGAACTGAACCGCCACCGTTACGG gtaCGTGTGCATCGCCATGGAGGCgatggagcagctgctgctggcctgTCACAGTCAGAGCATCAACCTGCTGGTGGAGAGCTTCCTCAGTACACTCCGCCTCCTGCTGGAGGCCGAGAGGCCACACCTCCACATCCTGGCCACCAGCTCA TTTGTGAAGTTCGCCAACATCGAGGAGGACACAGCGTCATACCACCGGAGTTACGACTTCTTCGTGTCCCGCTTCAGTGAGATGTGCCACTCGGACCACGAGGACCACGAGACCCGCAACAG gatccGGGTCTCGGGGATCCGGGGGCTGCAGGGCGTCGTCAGGAAGACGGTGGATGACGAGCTGCAGGTGAACATCTGGGAGCCCCGTCACATGGAGCAGATTGTCCCCGCCCTGCTGGTCAAcctgcagcagcacacacagCCCGGCAG TGTGTCTCcagcagaggagacagaagTGTGCTTCAGGGAGCTTCTGGGACGAGCTGCTTATGGACACGTCAACAACGCCATCAGACCTGTACTGAT gcACCTGGACAGTCACAGTCTGTGGGAGGGACGAAGCTTCGCCGTTCAGTGTTTTCAGATCATCATGTACTCCATCCAG TCCCAACATTCTCACCTGGTGATCCAGCAGCTGTTGGGTCACCTGGACGCTAACAGCAGGAGTCCTGCCTCGGTCCGGGCCGGCATCGTGGAGGTTCTGTCCGAAGCCGCCGTGATCGAGGCCACTGGATCTGTAG GTCCCACGGTACTGGAGGTGTTCAACACGCTACTGCGTCAGCTCAGGCAGAGCGTCGACTACCAGCTGACCGGTTACTATGACAACGCCGGGAAGCACAAAACCACCTCGAAGGAAGAGGAAACGCTGCAGGACGCCGTCGTGCAGACTATCG GATCCTTCGCCAACACCCTACCTGTCtaccagaggtcagaggtcatgctCTTCATCATGGGGAAGATCCCTGTACCCGGGATCTACCCCGCCCTGGGGTCGCCCAACACCGG GTTAGAGGGCAGCAGGATGATCCAGGTGATGTTGTTGAAGTCGCTCCTTCAG gTGTCGGAGCGCTATGAGAGTGGCAACCTGCTGACGGCGTTGCCCTCGTCCTTCCTGGAGCCCCTGCTGTCCTTCACCCTGATGGAGGACCCGGACATCCGCCTGCTGGTCCTCTCCATCCTCACCTCACTGGTGGACCGGCGCCACAACGCCGCCAGACTCACCTGCGCCAG TGTGGCGCTGCACGTGTCGGCGTTGGAGCTGAAGGAGGACCCGAGCTCTCGGCAGGACGTCCTGTTCATCAGGAAG CACGCTCAGCGTCTCTACAGGCACGTCTACCTCACCTGTAGGGAGGAGAGCAGTGGGCGGGGCCACTACCAGGCCCTCTTCACCCTATTGGCTGTCGTCAGTGTGGAGCTGGCCAATGAGGAGGTGCTGGTGGACCTGATCCGACTGGTCCTCGCTCTGCAG GAGCTGGCATTATCCAATCAGGAGTGTCTGTCGGTGTTTAACCGCTGTGGTATCCACGCCATCTGCGCCGCGCTCCTCCACCTGTTGGCCCAGCTGGGCCCGCCTCCAGCTCTCCAGCACCACGTCACTCAG GTGATAGAGGGTCGTCATAGCAACGCGTCACACCTGCTGCCTGATGAGCTCTTCTCTGACAAACACAG tctccCAGCTGGTGAGCTGAAGGTAGATGAAGAGTTGCTGTTTGTCCAATCAAGGCTCTGCGAGGCTCTGACAGGAAGTAGCTACAGCGCTCACACCGAGCGCATCAACATAGCGTACACACCCCAGATAACAG atgaGGACCGCCTGTCTAAGAGGAAGAGTATCGGTGATGTCATCTCTCTGCAGATAGACATGCAGCCCGAGTTCTGTGCACAGcag AGCCCTCAGGTGGAGCAGATCACCTTTGAGACCCTGAAGAGCACCATCG AAGACAGAGacggcgaggaagaggaggagttgaggaagaggaggatgaaggtggTGGAGAGGTTTCAGACTGCTCCCTTTGAGGAGATCGCCGCTCGCTGTGGATCCAGG TCGTCCCTGCTTCAGGCTCAGCTGGAGCGGGTCTTCGACCTGCTGGTTGGTcctcccccgtctccgcccggtCCCTCGCCGCTTCGCTCCACTCCGCTCCACCAGATGAAGTTCCCCGACCTCTGTGTCTACTGA